One genomic segment of Thermodesulfobacterium sp. TA1 includes these proteins:
- the ispE gene encoding 4-(cytidine 5'-diphospho)-2-C-methyl-D-erythritol kinase, producing MKKYLFLSPAKLNLVLQVLGRREDGYHNIYTIFQKIDLFDEIEIKKGVPDFRLEFITKGINIPLEENLVYKAYVKFKQAFNLRENHHITIKKTIPIGAGLGGGSSNAATVLKGLAYIYGIDQQTPVLYDIAKELGADVPFFLSPYATALGEGIGEVLTPYPTFSAWYLLICPDFEISTKWAYQNLGLTKSKNPVYYSTEHSPWRQPQGLINDFKALVFEKFPFLKELEAQLKACGCCAVGLSGTGPTIFGVFEKELPFYVYEALKKKFRKVRVFLVQNLE from the coding sequence ATGAAAAAATATCTCTTTTTATCACCTGCTAAGCTAAACTTAGTTTTACAGGTATTAGGTCGCAGAGAAGATGGTTATCATAATATTTATACGATTTTTCAAAAAATAGACCTTTTTGATGAAATAGAAATTAAAAAAGGTGTCCCTGATTTTAGATTGGAATTTATAACCAAGGGAATTAACATTCCTCTTGAAGAAAATTTGGTTTACAAGGCCTATGTTAAATTTAAGCAGGCTTTTAACTTGAGAGAAAATCACCATATAACGATTAAAAAAACTATACCTATAGGTGCTGGTTTAGGGGGAGGAAGCAGTAATGCTGCTACTGTTTTGAAGGGGTTAGCTTATATTTATGGTATCGATCAGCAAACTCCGGTTTTATATGATATAGCTAAGGAGTTGGGGGCAGACGTACCTTTCTTTTTAAGTCCTTATGCTACAGCCTTAGGCGAAGGGATAGGAGAGGTTTTGACCCCTTATCCTACTTTTTCTGCATGGTATTTATTGATTTGTCCTGACTTTGAGATAAGTACTAAATGGGCGTATCAAAATTTAGGATTGACAAAATCCAAAAATCCTGTTTATTATTCTACCGAACATTCTCCCTGGAGACAGCCTCAGGGATTAATAAACGATTTTAAGGCCTTAGTTTTTGAGAAGTTCCCCTTTTTAAAGGAGCTTGAAGCCCAGCTTAAAGCCTGTGGCTGCTGTGCTGTGGGCCTTAGCGGCACAGGTCCTACAATTTTTGGAGTTTTTGAGAAAGAACTTCCTTTTTACGTTTATGAAGCTTTAAAGAAAAAGTTTAGAAAAGTAAGAGTTTTTTTAGTACAAAACTTGGAGTAG
- a CDS encoding phosphate-starvation-inducible PsiE family protein yields the protein MNLERWNYYVQSFFLRLERALYVFIGLGILVATAFIIFYGFKAIWNLPSYPNFTEGIIYVLDKFLIAMMFLEVFYTLQVIFGEEYKIKCLEPFLLVGIIALVRRLLIVGFEIAHTPSFEPERFKYYLFEIFTIGILILTLIAGIAILRKLRVMK from the coding sequence ATGAACTTAGAACGTTGGAACTACTATGTACAATCCTTTTTCTTAAGGCTTGAAAGAGCTCTTTATGTTTTTATTGGTTTAGGAATATTGGTTGCTACCGCTTTTATTATTTTTTATGGATTTAAAGCCATTTGGAACCTTCCTTCTTATCCTAATTTTACCGAAGGTATCATCTATGTTTTAGACAAGTTTTTAATTGCTATGATGTTTTTAGAGGTTTTCTATACCCTTCAGGTAATTTTTGGGGAAGAATACAAGATTAAGTGCTTAGAACCATTTTTATTGGTAGGTATCATTGCTTTAGTGCGAAGGCTTTTGATCGTAGGTTTTGAAATAGCCCATACTCCTTCTTTTGAACCAGAGCGGTTTAAATATTATCTTTTTGAGATATTTACTATAGGAATCCTTATTTTGACCTTGATAGCAGGTATAGCTATTTTAAGAAAATTGAGGGTAATGAAATGA
- a CDS encoding ChaN family lipoprotein, whose protein sequence is MLKLNKKIFLLFLPLCGIFLRLTPLYGANFNPLHLTVYLEIKPNTIVGTLQTFLQEKKVYTFRTKSLIIKEGTLGENSLSLTSLKEGVFSLLSEKPNSPLLLSFERPVNFIVVPFNLVEQFIPLPEEPFTYDIVLKIPKKLSYFAFIFSEDYKVKEEGEFWIYQFKNSKPIKSPVLILSKEPISPSVLVYKNLKFSICFIDNKKFFSKDELSSWFQKVKTELGLLEKNFSEVYPFSNLWVLVGKEQKNKIDYANTLLVDFSSFNSPWDFVSLLTEKRLRDGIFYDDDHKVKGLVWFLRDLAKGKEEELRKKLLITSSLDGQSFFYFLELSQKIGEKPFLSRLKHFYETKLFTPHTFKDLLAYLKSSFPEVFMSFPEFSQFKKLYLKGEVVFLQPKEGGYELTLAFRKSNSPYTLTQNEREVVLKFLVVCKDNTYSFERTLLSPYQIFQVWIKERPEEVYLDPNYSIWRYLEKREDYVALEKLLEIPGIVFYPEEEFPIYQKIIEVLRNKGYKILPVKDPAQVPIEEGKNVIYLHKFPLSWMVKEIDKGFYFKLFPCPFEKEGLVGYFFSSSAKETELAINLLFKLSSLSEAYIKSGKIVFKRSLGSQKGILVPVRLKPAGYYSKAKLNTYELAIQLINTQLILIGEEKQDPSPDFTQFYKEFLENLHQLNENLIITLDLPLSYQVLIDQFFENKISIDILEKELSKAGSDVNFNNLIEVLRLAKTKKIKVLTIGVEEGLFQKVLTKGLLNLSQEEISNLPEMDLMNPLFKTYLYEKYQQEKKAFPPFENFYQAYFLKKEALTENLLKVLDKYSHFQIILITTKEVLNNISGITQGLEKKNFFNFKKIILDNQNKLSAETGDYFFNGGESIPR, encoded by the coding sequence ATGTTAAAGCTGAATAAAAAAATTTTTTTATTATTTTTACCCCTTTGTGGAATATTTTTAAGGTTAACCCCATTATATGGGGCTAATTTTAATCCTTTGCACCTTACAGTTTATTTAGAGATAAAACCTAATACCATAGTAGGTACTCTACAAACCTTCTTACAGGAAAAAAAAGTTTATACTTTTAGAACGAAATCTCTTATAATTAAAGAAGGAACCTTAGGCGAAAATTCTTTATCTCTTACCTCTCTTAAGGAAGGAGTTTTTAGCCTTTTATCCGAGAAACCAAACAGTCCTTTACTGTTATCCTTTGAACGTCCTGTTAATTTTATAGTAGTACCCTTTAACTTAGTAGAACAGTTTATCCCTTTACCTGAAGAACCTTTTACCTATGATATAGTTTTAAAGATACCTAAAAAATTGAGCTATTTTGCCTTTATTTTTTCAGAAGATTACAAAGTAAAAGAAGAAGGAGAATTTTGGATATATCAGTTTAAAAATTCAAAACCGATAAAATCTCCGGTTCTTATCCTTTCTAAAGAACCTATAAGCCCTTCGGTTTTAGTTTATAAAAACTTGAAGTTTTCTATTTGCTTCATAGACAATAAAAAATTTTTTTCTAAAGATGAACTTTCTTCTTGGTTCCAAAAGGTTAAAACTGAGTTAGGACTATTAGAGAAAAATTTTTCTGAGGTTTATCCCTTTTCTAATCTATGGGTTTTAGTAGGAAAGGAACAAAAAAACAAAATAGATTATGCCAATACCCTTTTGGTTGATTTTTCAAGTTTTAACTCCCCTTGGGATTTTGTTTCTTTATTAACCGAAAAACGTTTAAGAGATGGAATATTTTACGATGATGATCATAAGGTAAAGGGTCTTGTTTGGTTTTTGAGAGACTTAGCCAAAGGTAAAGAAGAGGAGCTTAGAAAAAAACTCCTTATTACTTCATCTTTAGATGGACAAAGTTTTTTTTATTTTTTAGAACTTAGCCAAAAAATAGGAGAAAAACCGTTTTTAAGTAGGTTAAAACATTTTTACGAAACCAAACTTTTTACTCCTCATACTTTTAAAGACCTTTTAGCCTATTTAAAGTCCTCTTTTCCAGAGGTTTTTATGTCGTTTCCAGAGTTTTCTCAATTTAAAAAACTCTACCTAAAGGGTGAGGTGGTATTCTTACAGCCTAAGGAAGGAGGATATGAGCTAACCTTAGCTTTTAGGAAGTCTAACTCTCCTTATACCCTTACTCAGAATGAAAGAGAAGTGGTGCTTAAGTTTTTAGTGGTTTGTAAGGACAATACCTATTCTTTTGAAAGAACCCTGCTAAGTCCTTATCAGATTTTTCAGGTATGGATTAAAGAAAGACCTGAAGAGGTATACTTAGACCCAAACTATAGTATATGGAGATATTTAGAAAAAAGAGAAGATTATGTGGCTTTAGAGAAGTTGTTAGAAATTCCAGGAATAGTGTTTTATCCAGAAGAAGAATTTCCTATTTATCAAAAAATAATAGAGGTTTTGAGAAACAAGGGATATAAGATATTACCGGTTAAAGATCCTGCTCAAGTGCCTATCGAGGAAGGTAAAAATGTAATTTATTTGCATAAATTTCCTTTATCTTGGATGGTAAAAGAGATAGATAAAGGATTTTATTTTAAATTATTTCCTTGCCCTTTTGAAAAAGAGGGTTTGGTAGGTTATTTTTTTTCTTCTTCTGCTAAGGAAACAGAGTTGGCTATCAACCTTTTGTTTAAATTAAGTTCTCTTTCTGAAGCCTATATAAAGTCAGGTAAAATAGTTTTTAAAAGGTCTTTAGGTTCACAAAAAGGCATATTAGTCCCTGTAAGGCTTAAACCTGCAGGTTATTATTCTAAGGCTAAGCTTAACACTTATGAGCTTGCGATCCAATTAATAAACACTCAGTTGATCTTAATAGGAGAGGAAAAACAAGATCCTTCCCCTGATTTTACCCAGTTTTATAAGGAATTTTTAGAAAATCTTCATCAGCTAAACGAAAATCTCATCATTACTTTAGATCTTCCTTTATCTTATCAAGTTTTAATAGACCAGTTTTTTGAAAATAAAATTTCTATCGATATTTTAGAGAAAGAATTATCCAAGGCAGGATCTGATGTAAACTTTAACAACTTAATTGAAGTTTTAAGGTTAGCTAAAACCAAAAAGATAAAGGTTTTAACCATAGGAGTAGAGGAAGGGCTTTTTCAGAAGGTGTTGACTAAAGGTCTTTTAAACCTTTCTCAAGAGGAAATTTCTAACCTGCCAGAAATGGACTTGATGAACCCCCTTTTTAAAACCTATCTTTACGAAAAATATCAACAAGAAAAAAAAGCCTTCCCTCCTTTTGAAAATTTTTATCAAGCCTATTTCTTAAAAAAAGAAGCCCTTACTGAAAATCTACTAAAGGTGTTAGATAAATATTCCCATTTTCAAATCATCCTTATTACTACTAAAGAGGTACTAAACAATATTTCTGGAATTACTCAAGGATTAGAAAAGAAAAACTTTTTTAACTTTAAAAAGATAATTCTTGATAACCAAAACAAATTATCAGCTGAAACAGGAGATTATTTTTTTAACGGGGGAGAGAGCATCCCCCGTTAA
- the mutM gene encoding DNA-formamidopyrimidine glycosylase — MPELPEVETIKQQLKKALTNQKLVEVKVLDPDFVKKISLEDLFSLKGEKLLDIKRKGKYLWFVFEKKNLLWHLGLTGGLILLNRCKTQINPKFLRLSLNFEKDTLGYFDIRKFGRIKVFDPKHLPKEISTLGKDALEIDQENFGFLLKNSSKPVKTLLLDQTKISGLGNIYVDEALFRAGIHPLKKASSLNKEELNRLYHTIKALLHRAIELRGSSVKDYIDAQGQKGRFQEEHLVYGKKGQICPICGETLQYIKVNQRGTTFCKNCQS; from the coding sequence ATGCCTGAATTACCTGAAGTAGAAACCATTAAACAACAATTAAAAAAAGCCTTAACAAACCAAAAACTGGTTGAAGTAAAGGTTTTAGACCCTGATTTTGTAAAAAAAATCTCACTTGAAGATTTATTTAGTTTAAAAGGAGAAAAACTTTTAGATATAAAAAGAAAAGGAAAATATTTATGGTTTGTGTTTGAAAAAAAGAATCTACTATGGCATCTTGGATTAACCGGAGGTTTAATCCTTTTAAACCGATGTAAAACTCAAATTAATCCTAAATTTTTACGTTTATCTTTAAACTTTGAAAAAGACACATTAGGTTATTTCGATATAAGAAAGTTTGGTAGAATAAAGGTTTTTGACCCAAAACATCTTCCTAAAGAAATATCTACTTTAGGAAAAGATGCCTTAGAAATAGACCAAGAAAATTTTGGTTTTCTTTTAAAAAATTCTTCAAAACCAGTAAAAACTTTACTTTTAGACCAAACTAAGATTTCAGGCCTTGGAAATATCTACGTAGACGAAGCCCTTTTTAGGGCTGGTATACATCCTTTAAAAAAGGCCTCTTCCCTTAATAAAGAAGAGCTAAACAGGCTTTACCATACCATCAAAGCCCTTTTACATAGGGCTATAGAATTGAGAGGATCTTCGGTTAAAGACTATATAGACGCCCAAGGGCAAAAAGGTAGGTTTCAAGAAGAGCACCTGGTTTATGGGAAAAAAGGTCAAATATGCCCGATTTGTGGGGAGACCTTACAATATATTAAAGTCAATCAAAGAGGAACCACCTTTTGTAAAAACTGTCAATCTTAA
- a CDS encoding AI-2E family transporter, producing MKIVKNSFYPKIGFFLSFFLAFVIILGFVYLLTPLFYIICWAGIIAFFVYPCYQKIYLKTKRKNLSSFIVLFFLVLFVIGPLSVVLLNLYQQILSILDWLKPFTHQSIYEFIEKTKKYPKLYVLFTKILDQIQPYLPQIQEKLTQLISSIVQAGFLSITNLAKFLFSIGFQSAFTILTLHYFLIDGEKVIKEILYLIPGQDLEKKKMLERVSLILKGVLYGNVLTALIQGILAFFIYSILGIPQNLFWAILTMLASFIPAFGTFLIWGPLVGYLFLTGSYIKGIILLVFCGVIISNLDNFLKPFLIGGKTKIHNLLIFFSVLGGIVQFGILGLFLGPLILALFLSIIEIYKHHLVNHLTDHSDVNQNE from the coding sequence ATGAAAATCGTTAAAAATAGCTTTTATCCTAAAATAGGATTTTTTCTTTCTTTCTTTTTAGCCTTTGTTATCATCCTTGGATTTGTCTATTTATTAACTCCTCTTTTTTATATCATCTGCTGGGCTGGGATTATCGCTTTTTTTGTCTATCCTTGTTACCAAAAAATCTACCTAAAAACCAAAAGAAAAAATTTATCTTCTTTTATAGTCCTTTTTTTCTTAGTGCTGTTTGTAATAGGCCCGCTTTCTGTGGTTCTCTTAAATCTTTATCAACAAATTCTTTCGATTTTAGATTGGCTTAAACCTTTTACCCATCAAAGTATTTATGAGTTTATCGAAAAAACTAAGAAATATCCCAAGCTCTATGTTTTGTTTACTAAAATTTTGGATCAAATACAACCCTACTTACCTCAAATCCAAGAAAAGCTTACCCAATTAATCTCTTCGATCGTTCAAGCAGGATTTCTTTCGATAACTAACTTAGCCAAATTTTTATTTTCCATTGGGTTTCAATCAGCTTTTACTATCCTTACTTTACACTATTTTTTGATAGATGGAGAGAAGGTCATTAAAGAGATATTGTACCTTATCCCTGGACAAGATTTAGAAAAAAAGAAAATGTTAGAAAGGGTAAGTTTGATCTTAAAAGGTGTGCTGTATGGTAATGTTTTAACTGCCTTGATCCAAGGGATCTTAGCCTTTTTTATCTATTCTATTTTGGGTATACCTCAAAACCTATTTTGGGCTATCCTTACGATGTTAGCCTCTTTTATACCAGCCTTTGGGACCTTTCTTATTTGGGGACCTTTGGTTGGATATCTGTTTTTAACCGGAAGCTATATAAAAGGAATAATTCTCTTAGTTTTCTGTGGAGTTATCATTTCTAACTTAGATAACTTTTTAAAACCATTTTTAATCGGAGGAAAAACCAAAATACATAATCTTCTTATCTTTTTTTCAGTGCTTGGGGGAATTGTTCAATTTGGGATTTTAGGGCTTTTTTTAGGGCCACTTATCCTTGCCCTTTTTCTATCTATCATAGAAATTTACAAACACCATCTGGTTAATCACTTAACCGATCATTCTGATGTTAATCAAAATGAATAA
- a CDS encoding zinc ribbon domain-containing protein, with the protein MPIYEFRCENCGEIFEKLQRMDEDYPPCPNCGSFDVMKLPSIFGFQDKIAQKSQREISILKRARDYLIDGKIGEARRFLEKAKEFHPSERIKKLSDVLSERKAVKSVYASQTEYVITKKKEKS; encoded by the coding sequence ATGCCAATTTATGAGTTCAGGTGCGAAAATTGTGGTGAAATTTTTGAAAAATTGCAGAGGATGGATGAAGACTATCCGCCCTGTCCAAACTGTGGAAGTTTTGATGTGATGAAACTTCCTTCTATTTTTGGTTTTCAGGACAAAATAGCCCAAAAATCCCAGAGAGAGATTTCAATCTTGAAAAGAGCAAGAGATTATTTAATAGATGGTAAAATCGGAGAAGCCCGTCGTTTTTTAGAAAAAGCTAAAGAGTTTCATCCATCAGAAAGGATAAAGAAACTTTCTGATGTTCTTTCAGAAAGAAAAGCAGTAAAAAGTGTTTATGCAAGCCAGACCGAATATGTTATCACCAAAAAGAAGGAGAAAAGCTAA
- a CDS encoding HU family DNA-binding protein, translated as MNKSELVKRMAELAEVPKSTAEKLLDAFMEAVGEAVSKGDKVVLVGFGTFQVLKRAEREGRNPRTGKPIKIPAKKIVKFKPGKKLEDAASKA; from the coding sequence ATGAATAAGTCAGAATTAGTAAAAAGGATGGCAGAGCTTGCAGAAGTTCCCAAGTCTACTGCTGAAAAGCTCTTAGATGCTTTTATGGAGGCTGTAGGAGAAGCCGTTTCTAAAGGAGATAAAGTAGTTTTGGTAGGTTTTGGAACGTTTCAAGTGCTTAAAAGAGCTGAAAGGGAAGGTAGAAACCCCAGAACAGGCAAACCTATCAAAATTCCTGCTAAAAAAATTGTTAAGTTCAAACCTGGTAAAAAATTAGAAGATGCCGCTTCTAAAGCATAA
- a CDS encoding phosphoribosylformylglycinamidine synthase subunit PurQ encodes MKKPRVLVLWGYGINCEIETYHAFELVGGSPEIVHLSEIFSGEKNLLDYQIICFPGGFLDGDHLGSAQACAHRFRHLRLKDKTYLWEKLMAFLEKGGLILGICNGFQLLVKMGLLPGGKYLGERKVTLTYNDSGRFEDRWVYLKVNPKTPCVFLKGLDELYLPVRHGEGKFIPENIEVLKEIKSQGLIALQYIHPETKIPTLEYPYNPNGAVEAVAGLTDPTGRIFGLMPHPEAFNHLTNHPRWTREKNLAVAGLEIFKNAVNWVKDHLL; translated from the coding sequence ATGAAAAAACCAAGAGTGCTTGTGCTTTGGGGTTATGGAATAAACTGTGAAATAGAGACCTACCATGCGTTTGAATTAGTGGGCGGATCTCCGGAGATAGTACATCTTTCTGAGATTTTTTCCGGGGAAAAAAATCTTCTTGACTATCAAATCATCTGTTTTCCAGGAGGTTTTTTAGACGGAGATCATTTAGGAAGCGCCCAAGCCTGTGCCCACAGGTTTAGACATTTAAGACTAAAAGATAAAACCTATCTTTGGGAAAAACTGATGGCCTTTTTAGAAAAAGGTGGGCTTATCCTTGGAATATGTAATGGGTTTCAGTTGTTGGTAAAGATGGGACTTTTACCAGGAGGAAAATATTTAGGAGAAAGAAAGGTTACCCTCACTTATAATGACTCTGGAAGGTTTGAAGACAGATGGGTCTACCTAAAAGTAAACCCAAAAACTCCTTGTGTTTTTTTAAAAGGTTTAGACGAACTTTATCTTCCGGTAAGACATGGCGAAGGCAAGTTTATTCCTGAAAATATAGAAGTACTTAAAGAAATAAAGTCTCAAGGGCTGATTGCCCTTCAGTATATACATCCTGAAACTAAAATTCCTACCTTAGAATATCCTTACAACCCTAACGGTGCGGTTGAGGCAGTAGCAGGGTTAACAGACCCTACAGGACGTATCTTTGGGCTTATGCCTCATCCAGAGGCATTTAACCACCTTACCAACCATCCTCGTTGGACCCGAGAAAAAAACTTAGCGGTTGCCGGGCTTGAAATTTTCAAAAATGCCGTAAACTGGGTTAAAGACCATCTACTTTAA
- a CDS encoding ribose-phosphate pyrophosphokinase, whose protein sequence is MGGYNFKGICVLSGNANPVLAEKICSFLDIPLGKAVVKRFSDGEIFVEIKDNIRGADVFIIQPTCPPVNENLMELLIMIDAARRASARRITAVIPYYGYARQDRKTAPRTPISAKLVANLIVVAGARRVLTVDLHAGQIQGFFDIPVDHLYALPVFLKHIKENFAGKDLVIVSPDAGGVERAREYAKRLEASIAIIDKRRERPNESAVMNIIGEVKDKVAIIVDDMIDTAGTMCQAADAIKERGALEVYGMATHPVLSGKALERISNSSLKALWVSDTIPLSEEAKVIEKIQVLSLAGLLAEAIKRINTDESISSLFV, encoded by the coding sequence ATGGGGGGCTATAATTTTAAAGGAATTTGTGTTTTATCTGGTAATGCTAACCCTGTATTAGCAGAAAAGATCTGTAGTTTTTTAGATATACCTTTGGGAAAGGCGGTGGTAAAACGTTTTAGTGACGGAGAGATATTTGTAGAAATAAAAGATAATATAAGAGGGGCAGATGTTTTTATCATTCAGCCTACTTGTCCTCCTGTAAATGAAAATTTGATGGAACTACTTATCATGATAGATGCTGCTCGCAGGGCTTCGGCCAGAAGGATTACTGCTGTGATTCCTTATTATGGTTATGCCAGGCAAGATAGGAAAACCGCTCCAAGGACACCCATTTCTGCTAAATTAGTAGCTAATTTGATAGTAGTAGCCGGTGCCAGAAGGGTTTTAACCGTTGACCTTCATGCCGGTCAAATCCAAGGTTTTTTTGACATCCCTGTGGATCATCTTTATGCCCTGCCAGTTTTTTTAAAACATATAAAAGAGAATTTTGCTGGAAAAGACCTGGTAATCGTTTCTCCAGATGCTGGAGGAGTGGAAAGGGCAAGAGAGTATGCCAAAAGGTTGGAGGCCTCCATCGCTATCATCGATAAAAGAAGAGAACGTCCAAACGAAAGTGCTGTAATGAATATCATCGGAGAGGTAAAAGATAAAGTAGCCATCATCGTCGATGATATGATAGACACAGCAGGCACTATGTGTCAAGCAGCTGATGCTATCAAGGAAAGAGGTGCTTTGGAGGTTTATGGAATGGCTACTCATCCTGTGCTTTCTGGAAAGGCTTTAGAAAGGATTTCTAACTCTTCTTTAAAAGCCCTTTGGGTAAGTGATACCATACCTTTAAGCGAAGAAGCAAAAGTTATAGAAAAGATACAAGTCCTTTCTTTGGCAGGTTTGTTAGCCGAGGCTATAAAAAGGATAAATACCGATGAGTCTATAAGCTCACTTTTTGTATAA
- a CDS encoding DUF1844 domain-containing protein has protein sequence MSRDQDDFFSNLITFSTFILSLNTAALIHLGELPDPITNKKEINLLLAKQTIDTIEMLKEKTKGNLTLDEERLLNTILYELKLKFLKVAD, from the coding sequence ATGAGTAGAGACCAAGATGACTTTTTTTCAAACTTGATAACCTTTAGTACGTTTATTCTTTCTTTAAATACCGCAGCCCTTATTCATTTAGGAGAACTTCCAGACCCGATTACTAATAAAAAAGAAATTAATCTGCTTTTAGCTAAACAAACGATAGACACCATCGAAATGTTAAAAGAAAAAACTAAAGGCAACTTAACTCTTGATGAGGAACGCCTTCTAAATACTATTCTTTATGAACTTAAGCTAAAATTTTTAAAAGTTGCAGACTAA
- a CDS encoding 50S ribosomal protein L25/general stress protein Ctc, translating to MRQVSLSALKRDKTGKECAKKLRKQGLIPAVVYGHNFNPVSISVKANELESILHKYKGETLLFNLEVQNGEVQKIQAILKDYQLHPVTDKIIHLDFVAIKEGEKISIDVPLEFIGRPVGLTKGGVLEVFMHTITVECLPSDIPDKIQIDISGLDLGDVLHVKDIKVPDGVKILDNPEETVITIVAEGAEKEEASSEEA from the coding sequence ATGAGGCAGGTTAGTTTGTCCGCTTTGAAAAGAGACAAAACAGGTAAAGAGTGTGCCAAAAAGTTAAGAAAACAAGGTTTAATTCCCGCCGTAGTTTATGGCCACAATTTTAACCCCGTTTCTATTTCAGTTAAAGCTAATGAACTTGAAAGTATTTTACACAAATACAAAGGAGAAACTTTGCTTTTTAACTTGGAGGTTCAAAACGGAGAGGTTCAAAAGATACAAGCTATTTTAAAAGATTATCAACTTCATCCTGTTACCGATAAAATCATTCATCTTGATTTTGTAGCGATTAAGGAAGGTGAAAAAATAAGTATTGATGTACCATTAGAGTTTATCGGGCGTCCTGTAGGACTTACTAAAGGTGGTGTGCTTGAGGTTTTTATGCATACCATTACGGTAGAGTGTTTACCTTCTGACATTCCAGATAAAATTCAGATAGATATTTCTGGTTTAGATTTAGGAGATGTTTTACACGTGAAAGATATAAAAGTCCCTGATGGGGTAAAGATTTTAGACAACCCTGAGGAGACTGTTATTACTATAGTGGCTGAAGGTGCTGAGAAAGAAGAGGCTTCTTCAGAAGAAGCTTAA
- the pth gene encoding aminoacyl-tRNA hydrolase: MWLFCGLGNPGEEYKETRHNFGFLVLDAFAKKHRLKFEFYRDMESEVAYFKDKAILIKPQTYMNLSGRAVKKWMIKERIPLNNLLVIYDDMDLPLGKIKIAPKGGAGGHKGMVSIIEALGSSDFPRMKLGIGKPDHKDTVKFVLSPFNEEEKEKVKKVIEIAVLALEDLIYKDLLKTMTIYNSQTAI; this comes from the coding sequence ATGTGGCTTTTTTGTGGTTTAGGTAATCCCGGAGAGGAATATAAAGAAACGAGACATAATTTTGGATTTTTAGTTTTAGATGCCTTTGCTAAAAAGCATAGACTTAAGTTTGAGTTTTATAGAGATATGGAAAGTGAAGTAGCTTATTTTAAAGATAAAGCCATTTTAATTAAACCTCAGACATACATGAACCTCTCCGGTAGAGCGGTCAAGAAGTGGATGATAAAAGAACGAATACCTTTAAACAATCTGTTAGTAATCTATGATGACATGGACCTTCCCTTAGGAAAGATTAAGATTGCTCCTAAGGGTGGGGCTGGTGGGCATAAGGGGATGGTTTCGATCATAGAAGCTTTAGGATCCTCTGATTTTCCGAGGATGAAACTTGGGATAGGCAAACCAGACCATAAAGATACAGTAAAATTTGTTCTATCTCCTTTTAACGAAGAAGAAAAAGAGAAGGTTAAGAAGGTGATAGAGATAGCAGTCCTTGCTTTAGAAGACCTTATTTATAAAGATCTTCTAAAAACCATGACTATATATAATTCCCAAACAGCGATTTAA